The sequence below is a genomic window from Ignavibacteriales bacterium.
ACACCTGTAAGCGGACCAGCAATCACGTTTGTATGGTATTCGATGGATAAAATCGGAAACCGAATTGTACTTAGCGGTGATTATGGTGTAGTTGCAAAATCCGATGATAATGGTGCTAACTGGTCAGCAAATCATTTTTCACATACAACTCAGTTGTTATATGATCTTGAAAAAATTCCCGGCACAAATACACTTGCGGCGGTCGGCAGACAGTTTTCAACAGGCACAAAACAATTATTTATTTCTAATGATGGCGGTGTTAACTGGTCAGCTCATGATCTTGGAGTTAATTTTAATGCAAGCTCGATATCAATGGTTAATTCACAGATTGGTTACATATCAGGTACCAACACAACTGTATTAAAAACTACTGATGGATGTGTCACCTGGAATCAAGTCACTGCACCAACTGCAGGAACGTATGATCTTTATTCGATGGAGTTTGTAAATCCGGATACCGGGTGGGTCTTTGTTAATTTTTCAAATGTGACCGGCGGAAATATTTTTAAGACAACCGATGGCGGAATGACCTGGAATCAGCAGACAAACGGATTGACCAATTCAATTTATTTTTCTGATATGGTGAATGAGAATATCGGTTTTCATTGCATCAACTCCACAAACAGACCTATATTCAAAACAACAAACGGCGGTACAACCTGGGATCCAATCACTACTCCGCTTACCGGAAGTATCAGGTCAGTAAAAGCACTCGATGAAAATAATGTTTATATAGTTGCAAATTCAGGTACGACCAGAATGGCTCGAACAACTGATGGCGGTACTACCTGGATACCAATTACACTTCCTATAACAGTAGATATAACCAGCATGGATTTTGTTGATACAGATACAGGTTATGTATGCGGCAACACAACAACTGTCATCGGCAGAACAACCGATAAAGGTGTTTCATGGTCATTCGAGAATGTTCATCTGCCTACACTTCTAAAAGTATTTGTACTGCCCGGTGATACTGCATTCGCATTTGGAACTTACGGTTCAATTTTAAAATATGATCCGTATGGAATTCTACCTGTTGAACTTGCTTCATTCACAGCAAGTGTTGCTGACGGTGGTGTTAAGTTAAACTGGTCAATATCATCAGAAGTTAATAATAGCGGATTTGTAATCGAGCGAAAAAGAACTGATACAGATAACTGGCTTAACATAGCTTTTGTTGAAGGGCGCGGTACATCGACAGAATTTAAAGTGTATGAATTCTATGATCAGAAAATTACATCAGGACAATATAACTACCGCATCAAGCAGGTTGATTATGATGGTTCATTTAGTTACTACAATTTAAGCGAGACTGTAACATTCGGTATTCCGGAAAAATTTGAGCTGTCACAGAACTATCCAAATCCGTTTAATCCTGCTACAACAATAAGCTATTCAATTCCTGTTAAAGCAGACGTGACAATAAAAGTCTTTGATATACTTGGCAATGAAGTGCATACGCTGGTGAATGAATCAAAAGATGCAGGTAATTATTCAATTAACTTTAATGCGTCTGATTTATCGAGCGGTGTTTATTTTTATAATATCAAAGCAGGGAAGTTCAACGAAACAAAAAAGATGGCACTTATTAAATAAACTAAACTAACTTACCTTCGGGGCAGTACTAAACTACTGCTCCATTCTAAATCTATATAAATAAAAAGGCTTTCCGGATAAGGAAAGCCTTTTGTTTTCAAATATGATCAAAAAATTATTTTAGATTATTCCTGATCTCAGAGGGAAATCGCTTTATCAGTTTTTTATCAATATTTTTTTGACCGACAATTCTTATGACAGAGAATTTTCCATTACTAATCGTTACCGTTTGTTGATTTTGGAAATTTAGTAATGTACCTCCGAACGTACCTTCGATCAATCCTCCCACACCGCTATAAGTAGTGATGTTCAGGTTAACTGAAGTTCCGGGGAAAGATGAACCAGCGATATAATAATTACTGTTGTGCTGGAAGTACATGATAATATCAGTTGGCGTACCGGTTCCTGTTCCGGTAAATGTTGCCCAGAACGCAACTGTATCTGTACCAAAAACATTTACCATCCAGATATAAGTAAGATTTTCACTGGGCAAATGGTATCCATAGACCTGGAATGTATCAGCAGCAAATACGAAAGTTCTGTTGTTTAAACCACCGCCATTAACTGTGAATTCATTATCACCAACCTGAACAGTATCACACACCTGAATTGTTCCAAGATCGGAACTGTCTCCCGACGCAGCCGGAGTGTTTACATTTACAGTTGTATACCTGCCATCAAAAGTATAAACAGAAAGCACTCCACTTTTACCTGGCGCTGTTGCCAACCTGAATTTTCCGTTCGCATCAGTGAATTGTGAGTTGTAGCCGTTATCCCAGCTCAAAACTACTTGTCCAAATAAAGGAGTGCCTGCGCATGCAATCATTCCAAAAACATAAGTAGGGCACGGAACTGTTAATGTCCCAACATTATGTGTGGTTCCTTCTGCCAATGGTGGAACTGCAACAGGATTACTTGATAATCCAAAATTATTTCCCGGCAGTACTTGTACATCGAACGCTGTGTTTGCAGGAACTCTTCTTTCAAAAACTCCATCAGCACCCGTAGTTGCACTTGCCTGACCAATCTTAACTCTAATTCCGGGAACGGGTCTGTTATTGCAGTCAAGCACTAAACCCCGTACTGTAGCAGTACCTTCGGGTACATCGCAATTCCAATCTGAAAAATGTCCAACCATACCAACATACTTATCACCTTGTTTGGTTGCTGTTCCTTCTTCTTTCCAGAGTCCGGTTGATTTATCATAATGCCACAATGGTATAGTAGCTGGAGCAGTTCCTTCCATTGACGGAGGAATATCAACTGTAATCTCAGACTGCATACCTGATTTGATCTGGAGATCAGCGCCTGCATCACTTTTCATTTCTACTTTTATTATTCCGTATGAATATAAAGTAGCGCTTTGATTGTTAGCAGTAGTAGCCTGCATATCACCGCCTGGAATTAGATTCGAAAAACTTTCTGAAGTCGGGTCGAGATACGCAACACTTACATTTACATTCCCCGTGTAATCGGATCCGTTAGCATTAGCAATCGTTCCGCCTGTAAGTTTAACTCCGCTGCCATTGGAAAGCATTGCATCACCACCGGATGTAGCGTCAACAGTTTGTGTTACACCAGCGGTAACAAGATAGACTCTTACATCGCTTCTGCCGTTTTCTTTTACTGCATCTGCAACTGAGCCATCAAAGAATCCATCCTTTGAAACATTTACAACGAAACGGTCGAGTGTTGTAGTAATATTTGCAAAAAGAAACGCGCCGCTTGCATCTGTTGTCTTGTCGGTTTGTCCCGGCATAGATACAACCGCACCTGCCACCGGCTGATTAGTTTCATTTAATACAACACCTGCAATAGTTGTTGACTTTGATGTTCCTCCCGGAGGTGGTTCTGTTCCTCCGTCATCACTGCAACTGACAAATGAAAGAGCAACACAGAATAAAAAGAGACTTAGAAACAGGTATAATTTATTACGCATTACTAACTCCGTTAATGTTGATAATATTTATTTAAACTTTTGGAGTTTAAGAGTTAAAGTCATGGAAATATTCTTTCACTCCTCTCAGGAATTTAGAAATAAGATTTAAGCAAACACTGAAAACTGAGGATTCAATTTAATACAGAAATGAAAAGTAAACTTATTACTAGTGTTTTAGAAATTTAATAAAGCTACTGTTTATATTAATTTAGAAGTTGATGATTGTCAATAGGTTAGTAAATCTATTTCAAGAATACTGTTAAAAAAAGCAGCCTGTATTTTCTTCTTGATTCAAGAAAAAAAATACCAGGCTGCTTTTAAACTTTACCCAATGAACTTAGTTAACTCAGTACTGTACTGTATATGTTTGTGAACCATCAGCAGTTGAGGTGTAAATGGTGATTTTAACTGTGTGTGTTCCGGGTGATGAAGTCCTGTACTGAACTAGATAACTGTTTGTCAGTGTACCTGATACAGGGAGATCTCTCAGATTTAAACCTGCGGCACTTGTAGGAATATATTTAATAGTTCCGCTTGTGCAGGTTGAAAGATCCCATGGTCTTTCGTTGTACTGATTCCAGTATGTGTAATTGTAAATGTTGGTATCACCGCTGAAAACAGTATGAACAGTAGCTCTTCCGCCGAGTTTTGAACAACCTACATTGTTTGTCCATTCTATTCCATCAGATTGTGTTGGTTCATCCGTAAACAGAATCATGACACGCTGAGAACCGCTTCTCCAAGTATATGCACTATCTGCAAAAAGTGCAGCCATTACACCATTCTCGTCACCGGCATAGCCGAATCCTAATGCACGGGTGGTAAGTGCTGCGCTATCAGGTCCTGAGAATCCTTCTGTTCTGTAAGTTCCTGTATAGCGGTTGAGATAATTACTGAGAGTTTGTGCGGATGTAAAATTAATTCCGCCATTAATTGTTCCTGAAACAGAAAATCCTACAACAGAAAATTTAACATCAAGACCACTGGTCTGAAGGTAATTGGCAAATTCGATAATGCTCGCTGCAACGGAGTCGGCTTCCTGATCCATACTTCCTGAATTATCTACCAGGAAAACTACATCTGCGGCAAGTACGTTACCGCTTCCTACTTTTGTAACTGATAATCCCTTTACAACGCCATCTTCCTGTACGAAAATATTAGAACCCTGCGGGTTACTTG
It includes:
- a CDS encoding VWA domain-containing protein, which translates into the protein MNNRKLYILILFIMSVFIACDSTETPPGDTTNIPADPSGVTVPTPTQNNAMPTATFSPSGSVMKINLQGLLDPTTNQPIQFSYNASNPQGSNIFVQEDGVVKGLSVTKVGSGNVLAADVVFLVDNSGSMDQEADSVAASIIEFANYLQTSGLDVKFSVVGFSVSGTINGGINFTSAQTLSNYLNRYTGTYRTEGFSGPDSAALTTRALGFGYAGDENGVMAALFADSAYTWRSGSQRVMILFTDEPTQSDGIEWTNNVGCSKLGGRATVHTVFSGDTNIYNYTYWNQYNERPWDLSTCTSGTIKYIPTSAAGLNLRDLPVSGTLTNSYLVQYRTSSPGTHTVKITIYTSTADGSQTYTVQY
- a CDS encoding T9SS type A sorting domain-containing protein; this encodes MFKRFLNTVYLFSLIFLQGINLTAQDYQDWKFVHPTPQANNLRAVQMIDADNWVSAGANGTFMRTSDAGNHWYFHHQAGRYSNAALAIGQNYDLWFFNSLNGFVVGDRGYIGKTIDGGATFDSVGLGIIPTTQRCNGIWFANQDTGYIAAGAASGSAGTIARTTDGGITWTSSYTASTSFLAISGTSTSVVYAVGASGTIYKSTDAGQTWNPLPSTVSSFMYAIEFLDDNNGLIAGSAGGIFRTTDAGTTWNPLVSPQVDWAYFQIEIVSATEIYLAGDPTYLYKSTDFGTTWTQVTVTPVSGPAITFVWYSMDKIGNRIVLSGDYGVVAKSDDNGANWSANHFSHTTQLLYDLEKIPGTNTLAAVGRQFSTGTKQLFISNDGGVNWSAHDLGVNFNASSISMVNSQIGYISGTNTTVLKTTDGCVTWNQVTAPTAGTYDLYSMEFVNPDTGWVFVNFSNVTGGNIFKTTDGGMTWNQQTNGLTNSIYFSDMVNENIGFHCINSTNRPIFKTTNGGTTWDPITTPLTGSIRSVKALDENNVYIVANSGTTRMARTTDGGTTWIPITLPITVDITSMDFVDTDTGYVCGNTTTVIGRTTDKGVSWSFENVHLPTLLKVFVLPGDTAFAFGTYGSILKYDPYGILPVELASFTASVADGGVKLNWSISSEVNNSGFVIERKRTDTDNWLNIAFVEGRGTSTEFKVYEFYDQKITSGQYNYRIKQVDYDGSFSYYNLSETVTFGIPEKFELSQNYPNPFNPATTISYSIPVKADVTIKVFDILGNEVHTLVNESKDAGNYSINFNASDLSSGVYFYNIKAGKFNETKKMALIK
- a CDS encoding carboxypeptidase regulatory-like domain-containing protein produces the protein MRNKLYLFLSLFLFCVALSFVSCSDDGGTEPPPGGTSKSTTIAGVVLNETNQPVAGAVVSMPGQTDKTTDASGAFLFANITTTLDRFVVNVSKDGFFDGSVADAVKENGRSDVRVYLVTAGVTQTVDATSGGDAMLSNGSGVKLTGGTIANANGSDYTGNVNVSVAYLDPTSESFSNLIPGGDMQATTANNQSATLYSYGIIKVEMKSDAGADLQIKSGMQSEITVDIPPSMEGTAPATIPLWHYDKSTGLWKEEGTATKQGDKYVGMVGHFSDWNCDVPEGTATVRGLVLDCNNRPVPGIRVKIGQASATTGADGVFERRVPANTAFDVQVLPGNNFGLSSNPVAVPPLAEGTTHNVGTLTVPCPTYVFGMIACAGTPLFGQVVLSWDNGYNSQFTDANGKFRLATAPGKSGVLSVYTFDGRYTTVNVNTPAASGDSSDLGTIQVCDTVQVGDNEFTVNGGGLNNRTFVFAADTFQVYGYHLPSENLTYIWMVNVFGTDTVAFWATFTGTGTGTPTDIIMYFQHNSNYYIAGSSFPGTSVNLNITTYSGVGGLIEGTFGGTLLNFQNQQTVTISNGKFSVIRIVGQKNIDKKLIKRFPSEIRNNLK